A genome region from Penaeus vannamei isolate JL-2024 chromosome 20, ASM4276789v1, whole genome shotgun sequence includes the following:
- the eEF2 gene encoding eukaryotic translation elongation factor 2 isoform X1 produces the protein MERVNFTVEEIRELMDKRRNIRNMSVIAHVDHGKSTLTDSLVSKAGIIASSRAGETRFTDTRKDEQERCITIKSTAISMYFKLSDENLALITSADQKETGESGFLVNLIDSPGHVDFSSEVTAALRVTDGALVVVDCVSGVCVQTETVLRQAIAERIKPVLFMNKMDRALLELQLEQEELYQTFQRIVENVNVIIATYNDDTGPMGEMRVDPSKGSVGFGSGLHGWAFSVKEFADIYSSMFKVPAGKLMNKLWGENFFNKKTKKWSTNKSTDNERAFNTYILDPIFKLFDAIMNFKKEETAKLLETLKIKLNVEDREKEGKALLKVVMRTWLPAGDTLFHMITIHLPSPVTAQKYRAEMLYEGPSDDLACTGIKNCDSDAPLMMYVSKMVPTSDKGRFYAFGRVFAGKVGSGQKVRIMGPNYVPGKKEDLFEKAIQRTILMMGRFVEAIEDVPAGNICGLVGVDQYLVKTGTITTSKDSHNMKVMKFSVSPVVRVAVEPKNPSDLPKLVEGLKRLSKSDPMVQCIIEESGEHIIAGAGELHLEICLKDLEEDHACIPLKKTDPVVSYRETVSAPSVELCLSKSPNKHNRLYMRAVPMPDGLADDIEAGKVTPRDDPKARKSYLCEHYEFDATDAMKIWTFGPESTGGNILVDVTKGVQYLNEIKDSCVAGFQWATKEGVLCDENMRSVRFNLHDVTLHADAIHRGGGQIIPTTRRVLYASVLTAEPRLQEPVYLCEIQCPEAAVGGIYGVLNRRRGVVFEENQVAGTPMFVVKAHLPVNESFGFTADLRSNTGGQAFPQCVFDHWQEMPGNPMDTTGSSKPYTIVCDTRKRKGLKEGLPDLANYLDKL, from the exons ATGGAGAGA GTGAACTTCACAGTGGAAGAAATCCGTGAGTTGATGGACAAGCGGAGGAACATCCGTAACATGTCCGTCATTGCTCACGTTGACCATGGAAAATCTACCTTGACCGACTCCCTTGTATCGAAGGCGGGTATTATTGCTTCGTCTCGTGCAGGAGAAACTCGCTTTACTGATACCAGAAAAGATGAACAGGAGCGATGCATTACCATCAAGTCTAC TGCCATCTCTATGTACTTCAAGCTGAGTGACGAGAACCTAGCCCTTATTACCAGCGCTGATCAAAAGGAGACTGGTGAAAGTGGTTTCCTTGTCAACCTTATCGATTCCCCTGGTCACGTTGATTTCTCCTCTGAGGTAACAGCTGCCCTCCGTGTAACTGATGGTGCCCTCGTCGTGGTAGATTGCGTCTCTG gtgtgtgtgtgcagaccgAGACTGTACTGCGTCAGGCTATTGCTGAGCGCATCAAGCCAGTTCTGTTCATGAACAAGATGGACCGTGCTCTCCTTGAATTGCAGCTCGAGCAGGAGGAATTGTACCAGACATTCCAG CGTATTGTTGAGAACGTGAACGTCATCATTGCCACATACAACGACGACACTGGCCCCATGGGTGAGATGCGTGTTGACCCCAGCAAGGGATCTGTTGGATTTGGTTCTGGTCTCCACGGATGGGCCTTCTCCGTCAAGGAATTTGCTGACATCTACTCCTCTATGTTCAAGGTTCCAGCTGGCAAGCTCATGAACAA GCTCTGGGGTGAGAACTTCTTCAACAAGAAGACCAAGAAGTGGTCCACAAACAAGAGTACTGACAATGAGCGTGCCTTCAATACATACATCTTGGACCCCATTTTCAAGCTCTTTGATGCTATCATGAACTTTAAG AAAGAAGAAACTGCCAAGCTGTTGGAGACCCTTAAGATCAAGCTCAATgtagaggacagggagaaggaaggaaaggcccTCCTCAAGGTTGTTATGCGTACTTGGCTACCTGCTGGAGACACGCTCTTCCACATGATCACCATTCATCTCCCATCCCCTGTGACTGCCCAGAAGTACCGTGCTGAGATGCTGTACGAAGGTCCTTCTGATGACCTTGCTTGCACTGGCATCAAGAACTGCGATTCCGATGCTCCTCTTATGATGTACGTGTCAAAGATGGTACCAACATCTGACAAGGGTCGCTTCTATGCCTTTGGTCGTGTCTTTGCTGGCAAGGTTGGCAGTGGTCAGAAGGTCCGCATCATGGGTCCTAACTACGTCccaggaaagaaggaagatcTCTTCGAGAAGGCCATCCAGAGAACCATTCTTATGATGGGTCGCTTTGTTGAAGCTATTGAGGATGTCCCTGCTGGTAACATCTGTGGTCTGGTTGGTGTTGACCAGTACCTTGTTAAGACTGGTACCATCACTACCAGCAAGGACTCCCACAACATGAAGGTCATGAAGTTCAGTGTCTCGCCTGTCGTGCGTGTGGCTGTTGAACCCAAGAACCCATCCGACTTGCCCAAGCTTGTGGAAGGTCTCAAACG TCTCTCCAAGTCTGACCCTATGGTACAGTGTATTATTGAGGAATCTGGTGAGCACATCATTGCTGGAGCTGGTGAGCTTCATCTTGAGATTTGTCTAAAG gatCTTGAAGAAGACCATGCTTGCATTCCTCTCAAGAAGACCGACCCAGTTGTATCCTACAGGGAGACGGTTAGCGCTCCTTCAGTTGAGCTTTGTCTATCGAAGTCGCCCAACAAGCACAACCGTCTGTACATGAGGGCTGTGCCTATGCCTGATGGTCTTGCTGATGACATTGAGGCTGGTAAGGTAACTCCCCGTGATGACCCCAAGGCCAGGAAGTCTTACCTGTGCGAGCACTACGAGTTTGATGCCACTGATGCCATGAAGATCTGGACTTTCGGCCCCGAGTCTACTGGAGGCAACATCTTGGTTGATGTCACTAAGGGAGTGCAGTACCTCAATGAAATCAAGGATTCTTGCGTAGCTGGCTTCCAGTGGGCCACCAAGGAAGGTGTCCTTTGCGACGAGAACATGCGTAGCGTCCGTTTCAACCTCCATGATGTAACCCTCCATGCTGATGCTATCCATCGTGGTGGCGGCCAGATCATTCCCACCACCCGTCGTGTGCTGTACGCTAGTGTCCTCACAGCTGAGCCCCGTCTTCAGGAGCCAGTATATCTCTGCGAGATCCAGTGTCCTGAGGCTGCCGTTGGCGGTATCTATGGTGTACTCAATAGGCGTCGTGGTGTTGTGTTCGAGGAGAACCAAGTTGCTGGTACACCTATGTTCGTTGTCAAAGCTCATCTTCCTGTCAACGAGTCCTTCGGCTTCACTGCAGATCTTCGCTCTAACACCGGCGGACAGGCCTTCCCACAGTGCGTGTTCGATCACTGGCAAGAGATGCCCGGCAATCCCATGGATACCACCGGCAGCAGCAAACCCTACACTATCGTTTGCgatacgaggaagaggaagggcctGAAAGAAGGCCTTCCCGATTTAGCCAACTACCTGGACAAGCTGTAA
- the eEF2 gene encoding eukaryotic translation elongation factor 2 isoform X2 → MVNFTVEEIRELMDKRRNIRNMSVIAHVDHGKSTLTDSLVSKAGIIASSRAGETRFTDTRKDEQERCITIKSTAISMYFKLSDENLALITSADQKETGESGFLVNLIDSPGHVDFSSEVTAALRVTDGALVVVDCVSGVCVQTETVLRQAIAERIKPVLFMNKMDRALLELQLEQEELYQTFQRIVENVNVIIATYNDDTGPMGEMRVDPSKGSVGFGSGLHGWAFSVKEFADIYSSMFKVPAGKLMNKLWGENFFNKKTKKWSTNKSTDNERAFNTYILDPIFKLFDAIMNFKKEETAKLLETLKIKLNVEDREKEGKALLKVVMRTWLPAGDTLFHMITIHLPSPVTAQKYRAEMLYEGPSDDLACTGIKNCDSDAPLMMYVSKMVPTSDKGRFYAFGRVFAGKVGSGQKVRIMGPNYVPGKKEDLFEKAIQRTILMMGRFVEAIEDVPAGNICGLVGVDQYLVKTGTITTSKDSHNMKVMKFSVSPVVRVAVEPKNPSDLPKLVEGLKRLSKSDPMVQCIIEESGEHIIAGAGELHLEICLKDLEEDHACIPLKKTDPVVSYRETVSAPSVELCLSKSPNKHNRLYMRAVPMPDGLADDIEAGKVTPRDDPKARKSYLCEHYEFDATDAMKIWTFGPESTGGNILVDVTKGVQYLNEIKDSCVAGFQWATKEGVLCDENMRSVRFNLHDVTLHADAIHRGGGQIIPTTRRVLYASVLTAEPRLQEPVYLCEIQCPEAAVGGIYGVLNRRRGVVFEENQVAGTPMFVVKAHLPVNESFGFTADLRSNTGGQAFPQCVFDHWQEMPGNPMDTTGSSKPYTIVCDTRKRKGLKEGLPDLANYLDKL, encoded by the exons ATG GTGAACTTCACAGTGGAAGAAATCCGTGAGTTGATGGACAAGCGGAGGAACATCCGTAACATGTCCGTCATTGCTCACGTTGACCATGGAAAATCTACCTTGACCGACTCCCTTGTATCGAAGGCGGGTATTATTGCTTCGTCTCGTGCAGGAGAAACTCGCTTTACTGATACCAGAAAAGATGAACAGGAGCGATGCATTACCATCAAGTCTAC TGCCATCTCTATGTACTTCAAGCTGAGTGACGAGAACCTAGCCCTTATTACCAGCGCTGATCAAAAGGAGACTGGTGAAAGTGGTTTCCTTGTCAACCTTATCGATTCCCCTGGTCACGTTGATTTCTCCTCTGAGGTAACAGCTGCCCTCCGTGTAACTGATGGTGCCCTCGTCGTGGTAGATTGCGTCTCTG gtgtgtgtgtgcagaccgAGACTGTACTGCGTCAGGCTATTGCTGAGCGCATCAAGCCAGTTCTGTTCATGAACAAGATGGACCGTGCTCTCCTTGAATTGCAGCTCGAGCAGGAGGAATTGTACCAGACATTCCAG CGTATTGTTGAGAACGTGAACGTCATCATTGCCACATACAACGACGACACTGGCCCCATGGGTGAGATGCGTGTTGACCCCAGCAAGGGATCTGTTGGATTTGGTTCTGGTCTCCACGGATGGGCCTTCTCCGTCAAGGAATTTGCTGACATCTACTCCTCTATGTTCAAGGTTCCAGCTGGCAAGCTCATGAACAA GCTCTGGGGTGAGAACTTCTTCAACAAGAAGACCAAGAAGTGGTCCACAAACAAGAGTACTGACAATGAGCGTGCCTTCAATACATACATCTTGGACCCCATTTTCAAGCTCTTTGATGCTATCATGAACTTTAAG AAAGAAGAAACTGCCAAGCTGTTGGAGACCCTTAAGATCAAGCTCAATgtagaggacagggagaaggaaggaaaggcccTCCTCAAGGTTGTTATGCGTACTTGGCTACCTGCTGGAGACACGCTCTTCCACATGATCACCATTCATCTCCCATCCCCTGTGACTGCCCAGAAGTACCGTGCTGAGATGCTGTACGAAGGTCCTTCTGATGACCTTGCTTGCACTGGCATCAAGAACTGCGATTCCGATGCTCCTCTTATGATGTACGTGTCAAAGATGGTACCAACATCTGACAAGGGTCGCTTCTATGCCTTTGGTCGTGTCTTTGCTGGCAAGGTTGGCAGTGGTCAGAAGGTCCGCATCATGGGTCCTAACTACGTCccaggaaagaaggaagatcTCTTCGAGAAGGCCATCCAGAGAACCATTCTTATGATGGGTCGCTTTGTTGAAGCTATTGAGGATGTCCCTGCTGGTAACATCTGTGGTCTGGTTGGTGTTGACCAGTACCTTGTTAAGACTGGTACCATCACTACCAGCAAGGACTCCCACAACATGAAGGTCATGAAGTTCAGTGTCTCGCCTGTCGTGCGTGTGGCTGTTGAACCCAAGAACCCATCCGACTTGCCCAAGCTTGTGGAAGGTCTCAAACG TCTCTCCAAGTCTGACCCTATGGTACAGTGTATTATTGAGGAATCTGGTGAGCACATCATTGCTGGAGCTGGTGAGCTTCATCTTGAGATTTGTCTAAAG gatCTTGAAGAAGACCATGCTTGCATTCCTCTCAAGAAGACCGACCCAGTTGTATCCTACAGGGAGACGGTTAGCGCTCCTTCAGTTGAGCTTTGTCTATCGAAGTCGCCCAACAAGCACAACCGTCTGTACATGAGGGCTGTGCCTATGCCTGATGGTCTTGCTGATGACATTGAGGCTGGTAAGGTAACTCCCCGTGATGACCCCAAGGCCAGGAAGTCTTACCTGTGCGAGCACTACGAGTTTGATGCCACTGATGCCATGAAGATCTGGACTTTCGGCCCCGAGTCTACTGGAGGCAACATCTTGGTTGATGTCACTAAGGGAGTGCAGTACCTCAATGAAATCAAGGATTCTTGCGTAGCTGGCTTCCAGTGGGCCACCAAGGAAGGTGTCCTTTGCGACGAGAACATGCGTAGCGTCCGTTTCAACCTCCATGATGTAACCCTCCATGCTGATGCTATCCATCGTGGTGGCGGCCAGATCATTCCCACCACCCGTCGTGTGCTGTACGCTAGTGTCCTCACAGCTGAGCCCCGTCTTCAGGAGCCAGTATATCTCTGCGAGATCCAGTGTCCTGAGGCTGCCGTTGGCGGTATCTATGGTGTACTCAATAGGCGTCGTGGTGTTGTGTTCGAGGAGAACCAAGTTGCTGGTACACCTATGTTCGTTGTCAAAGCTCATCTTCCTGTCAACGAGTCCTTCGGCTTCACTGCAGATCTTCGCTCTAACACCGGCGGACAGGCCTTCCCACAGTGCGTGTTCGATCACTGGCAAGAGATGCCCGGCAATCCCATGGATACCACCGGCAGCAGCAAACCCTACACTATCGTTTGCgatacgaggaagaggaagggcctGAAAGAAGGCCTTCCCGATTTAGCCAACTACCTGGACAAGCTGTAA